The following coding sequences are from one Photobacterium angustum window:
- a CDS encoding SDR family oxidoreductase: MKKSVLITGANRGIGLGLVKQYLSQGWLVHATSRSLETAVDLQDLASHNADLIIHSLDVTNYEQLDQLATQLPSLDLVINNAGYYGPKGYGFGQTDAEEWRRVFEINTIAPLKLIESLYPLLKNGTTKKIACISSKVGSMEENTSGGGYIYRSSKAALNSVVKSLSNDLRDEGFTVIALHPGWVQTEMGGPNALIDIETSTRGLFEVIEDTSVNHSGEFINYDGTRIAW, translated from the coding sequence ATGAAAAAAAGCGTATTGATAACAGGAGCTAATCGGGGGATTGGACTAGGGCTAGTGAAGCAGTATTTATCGCAAGGCTGGTTGGTTCACGCAACTTCGAGATCATTAGAAACAGCGGTAGATCTGCAAGATCTTGCTAGCCATAATGCAGATCTCATTATTCATTCATTAGACGTAACTAATTACGAGCAGCTTGATCAGTTAGCTACGCAATTACCAAGTCTCGATCTTGTGATAAATAATGCCGGTTATTATGGTCCAAAAGGCTACGGCTTTGGTCAGACTGATGCGGAAGAGTGGCGTCGTGTTTTTGAAATAAATACGATTGCACCCTTAAAGTTAATAGAAAGCTTGTACCCATTACTCAAAAATGGGACGACAAAAAAAATAGCCTGCATATCTTCAAAAGTTGGCAGCATGGAAGAGAATACTTCAGGTGGCGGTTATATTTATCGTTCATCAAAAGCGGCACTTAATTCTGTAGTAAAAAGTTTAAGCAATGATCTTCGTGACGAGGGGTTTACGGTTATTGCTTTACATCCTGGTTGGGTGCAAACAGAGATGGGCGGCCCTAATGCACTTATTGATATAGAAACTTCAACCAGAGGATTATTTGAAGTTATTGAAGACACTTCAGTAAACCATTCAGGGGAGTTTATAAACTACGACGGCACACGTATCGCGTGGTAA
- a CDS encoding metal ABC transporter substrate-binding protein: MNFHQMRRLRYVTNTVLLSVGLFMSTVSHANDKFKVITTFTIIADMAKNVAGDAAIVESITKPNAEIHNYQVTPGDLKRAQGADLILYNGLNLELWFNKFFQNLHNIPSVTVTENITPLSITQGPYNGKPNPHAWMSPENGIIYVENIRQALVKYDPKNADIYNKNAQQYTQEIQRTITPIRNQINTIPVDKRWLVTSEGAFSYLARDFGLKELYLWPINADAQGTPQQVRQLIDAVRQHQIHAVFSESTVSAKPAQQVARETGANYAGVLYVDSLSAKNGPVPTYLELIKVTSQTIAKGLSL; the protein is encoded by the coding sequence ATGAACTTTCATCAAATGCGACGATTACGATATGTGACAAATACTGTACTGCTATCTGTTGGACTGTTTATGAGTACAGTCAGCCATGCTAATGATAAGTTTAAAGTAATTACAACATTCACAATCATTGCTGACATGGCAAAAAATGTCGCAGGTGACGCCGCTATTGTTGAATCCATTACTAAACCCAATGCGGAAATTCATAATTATCAAGTAACACCTGGCGATCTTAAACGGGCACAAGGTGCTGATTTAATTCTTTATAACGGTTTAAATTTAGAATTGTGGTTTAATAAATTTTTTCAAAATCTCCACAATATTCCATCTGTAACGGTAACTGAAAATATCACGCCACTAAGTATTACTCAGGGGCCTTATAACGGTAAACCTAACCCTCATGCTTGGATGTCACCTGAGAACGGTATTATCTATGTTGAAAATATTCGCCAAGCACTTGTTAAGTATGACCCTAAAAATGCGGATATTTATAATAAAAACGCTCAACAATATACTCAAGAAATTCAGCGAACAATTACACCTATTCGCAATCAGATTAATACCATACCTGTAGATAAACGTTGGCTTGTTACGAGTGAAGGCGCTTTTAGTTATCTTGCTCGTGATTTTGGACTAAAAGAACTGTATTTATGGCCAATTAATGCTGATGCCCAAGGGACACCTCAACAAGTTCGTCAACTGATAGATGCTGTTCGCCAACATCAAATTCATGCGGTTTTCAGTGAAAGTACCGTTTCAGCAAAACCGGCTCAACAAGTAGCACGAGAAACAGGAGCTAACTATGCAGGCGTGCTTTATGTTGATTCCTTGAGTGCTAAAAACGGCCCTGTTCCTACCTATTTAGAGCTAATTAAAGTGACCTCTCAAACCATCGCTAAAGGGCTGAGTTTATAA
- a CDS encoding manganese/iron ABC transporter ATP-binding protein, translated as MIGLDINNITVTYRNGHTALHNATFSVPQGSIAALVGMNGSGKSTLFKAIMGFVSTSQGSVTILNKTVKKALKSNVVAYVPQSEDIDWNFPVLVEDVVMMGRYGYMNMLRIPKKIDHEKVNIALERVNMTDFRKRQIGELSGGQRKRVFLARALAQESQVILLDEPFTGVDVQTEDQIMALLRELRNEGKVMLVSTHNLGSIPDFCDRTILINKTILASGETTEIFTPENLKLAFGGVLRHFILSGKDLHEDDDSRKLSVISDHERPVVMYGENGEQQSRSLSRQK; from the coding sequence ATGATAGGGTTAGATATAAACAATATTACGGTTACATACCGTAACGGACATACCGCTCTTCACAATGCCACATTTAGCGTTCCTCAAGGTTCCATTGCTGCGCTGGTCGGTATGAATGGCAGCGGAAAGTCAACGCTTTTTAAAGCCATTATGGGATTTGTATCCACCAGCCAAGGTAGTGTGACAATCCTTAATAAGACAGTAAAAAAAGCCCTAAAAAGCAATGTAGTTGCCTATGTTCCACAAAGTGAAGATATAGACTGGAACTTCCCTGTTCTGGTTGAAGATGTCGTCATGATGGGGCGTTATGGTTATATGAATATGTTACGTATCCCCAAAAAAATAGATCATGAAAAAGTGAATATCGCTCTCGAGCGGGTCAATATGACTGACTTTCGTAAACGTCAAATCGGAGAACTTTCTGGGGGGCAACGTAAACGGGTATTTCTTGCTCGTGCACTCGCGCAAGAAAGTCAGGTGATATTACTCGATGAACCCTTTACAGGCGTTGATGTTCAAACTGAAGATCAAATTATGGCATTGTTACGCGAACTTCGTAATGAAGGCAAAGTCATGCTTGTCTCCACCCATAATCTTGGCAGTATTCCTGACTTTTGTGACCGTACAATTTTAATTAACAAAACCATTTTGGCGTCAGGAGAAACAACCGAGATTTTCACGCCAGAAAATTTAAAACTCGCATTCGGTGGTGTATTACGACACTTCATTTTATCAGGGAAAGATCTTCACGAAGACGACGATAGCCGTAAATTATCGGTTATTTCCGATCATGAGCGTCCTGTTGTTATGTATGGTGAGAACGGTGAACAGCAATCTCGCTCCCTTTCCCGTCAAAAATAA
- a CDS encoding metal ABC transporter permease — protein sequence MDQLLEPFLYSYMINAMWVSALIGGVCAFLSCYLMLKGWSLIGDALSHSIVPGVAGAYMIGLPFSFGAFFSGGLAAAGMLFLSQRSKLKEDAVIGLIFTAFFGLGLFLVSLYPSAVNIQTIVMGNILAITPVDTLQIVIIGCLSLLVLCVKWRDFMVVFFDENHAKTIGLSPTFLKIVFFSILSASTVAALQTVGAFLVIAMVVIPGATAYLLSDRFSMVIIYSVFIGVFSAFLGAYLSYFINGATGGIIVLLQTVFFGLAFIFAPKYGRLATYRKTKQALKKAQRFKQTKGVQHG from the coding sequence GTGGACCAATTACTTGAGCCGTTTTTATATAGCTATATGATCAACGCCATGTGGGTTAGTGCGTTAATAGGTGGCGTTTGTGCTTTTCTTTCCTGTTATTTAATGCTGAAGGGCTGGTCACTTATTGGTGATGCACTATCACATTCTATCGTACCCGGTGTTGCCGGCGCTTATATGATAGGGCTCCCCTTTTCTTTTGGTGCCTTTTTTTCTGGCGGTTTAGCGGCTGCTGGTATGTTATTTTTAAGCCAGCGTAGTAAATTAAAAGAAGACGCTGTTATTGGCTTAATTTTTACTGCTTTCTTCGGGCTCGGTTTATTTCTTGTCTCGCTCTATCCTAGTGCGGTTAATATTCAAACTATTGTAATGGGAAATATTCTCGCAATAACCCCAGTAGATACATTACAAATCGTCATCATTGGCTGCCTTTCTCTTTTAGTTTTATGTGTAAAGTGGCGTGATTTCATGGTTGTTTTCTTTGATGAAAACCATGCTAAAACCATTGGGTTATCACCAACATTTTTAAAAATTGTATTTTTTAGTATTTTAAGTGCCTCAACCGTTGCCGCATTGCAAACTGTAGGCGCCTTTTTAGTTATTGCTATGGTTGTAATACCTGGTGCAACTGCTTATTTACTGTCTGACCGTTTCTCAATGGTCATTATCTACAGTGTATTTATTGGTGTGTTCAGCGCTTTTCTTGGTGCATACCTTAGCTATTTTATCAATGGCGCAACAGGCGGGATCATCGTGTTATTACAAACTGTTTTCTTTGGTTTAGCTTTTATATTTGCTCCTAAATATGGTCGATTAGCAACTTATAGAAAAACAAAGCAAGCGTTAAAAAAAGCACAACGTTTTAAGCAAACGAAAGGAGTTCAACATGGCTAA
- a CDS encoding metal ABC transporter permease — translation MANLIETLLSPFEFIFMQQAFLIVFFIAIPTALLSCFLILKGWSLMGDAISHAVLPGIVIAYVLSIPFTIGAFIAGMFCALTTGYLKENSRIKEDTIMGVVFSAMFALGIVMMTKIHTNIHLDHILFGDPLGASWRDITEAGAIALIVGALCIVKGKDLLLLIFDHQHAQAIGLPTKVLHYGLLALLSFAIVTALKAVGMILVISMLIAPGATAFMLTRRFQSMMIISVFISIINCFLGVYLSFFIDSAPAPTIILLLTINFIVVFTYHTIKQRAIVKNTSVSAI, via the coding sequence ATGGCTAATCTAATAGAGACATTGTTATCGCCTTTTGAATTTATTTTTATGCAGCAAGCTTTTCTGATTGTTTTTTTTATCGCGATACCAACCGCATTACTATCTTGTTTTTTAATTCTCAAAGGTTGGTCTTTAATGGGTGATGCCATTTCCCATGCTGTTTTACCGGGGATTGTTATTGCTTATGTGTTATCAATTCCATTTACGATTGGTGCTTTTATCGCAGGTATGTTTTGTGCGTTAACCACAGGGTATTTAAAAGAAAATAGCAGAATTAAAGAAGATACAATTATGGGTGTTGTATTTTCAGCAATGTTCGCGCTCGGTATTGTGATGATGACGAAAATTCATACTAATATTCACTTAGATCACATTCTGTTTGGTGATCCTCTTGGGGCTAGTTGGCGTGATATTACAGAAGCAGGCGCAATTGCACTCATTGTTGGAGCTCTGTGTATTGTTAAAGGTAAAGATTTACTTTTACTTATTTTCGATCATCAACATGCACAAGCCATTGGACTTCCCACCAAAGTATTACATTACGGATTGCTTGCGCTACTCTCGTTCGCAATTGTTACCGCACTTAAAGCCGTTGGCATGATATTAGTGATTTCAATGCTGATTGCGCCTGGAGCAACAGCCTTTATGCTCACCCGCCGTTTTCAAAGCATGATGATAATATCGGTATTCATTTCTATCATAAATTGCTTCTTAGGCGTTTATCTTAGCTTCTTTATCGATAGTGCTCCCGCACCAACAATCATATTATTACTGACAATAAACTTTATTGTAGTGTTTACTTATCACACAATAAAACAGCGAGCTATTGTAAAAAACACGTCCGTAAGTGCAATATAA
- a CDS encoding DUF3703 domain-containing protein, with the protein MLNRFSQNISYAVIKELSLARKARRNKDVVLEFSHLENAHVLGQHSTYWHTRIHCHMLYWARRNGDSQELRGQLLRVFGALTKTAVGLVPEGNTGGSNVSPFKRLPISALHQQQIIRAKQM; encoded by the coding sequence ATGCTCAATAGATTTTCACAAAATATCTCTTATGCCGTAATAAAAGAATTATCTTTAGCTCGGAAAGCGAGACGTAATAAAGATGTAGTATTAGAGTTCAGCCATTTAGAAAACGCTCACGTTTTGGGACAACATTCTACTTACTGGCATACTAGAATCCATTGTCATATGCTGTATTGGGCACGACGTAATGGTGATAGCCAAGAGCTAAGAGGGCAGTTATTAAGAGTCTTTGGCGCATTAACTAAAACTGCTGTGGGTCTTGTGCCTGAAGGAAATACAGGGGGAAGTAATGTAAGCCCTTTTAAACGTTTACCTATTTCAGCTTTACACCAACAACAAATTATTCGCGCGAAACAAATGTAA
- a CDS encoding DUF2797 domain-containing protein, which translates to MQGTLSKMKSTLNDVVDYHLPIGDQQLHLNPLIGKSLKLTHTGNIFCQSCGKKTKKSYSQGHCFPCMKKLASCDMCIMKPETCHYDKGTCREPQWGEENCMVPHYVYLSNTSGLKVGITRHTQLPTRWIDQGATQALAVLKVKTRQISGLVEVAIAELVADKTNWRAMLKGDNAEIDLTEKASVLLPEVKARLAEITAEYGEDAIEYLDNDIVDIHFPVDAFPTKISSHNFDKEPVVEGILQGIKGQYLIFDTGVINIRKFTSYEVIAEA; encoded by the coding sequence ATGCAAGGAACATTAAGTAAAATGAAGTCAACGTTAAATGACGTTGTTGACTACCATCTCCCTATCGGTGATCAACAATTGCATTTAAATCCTTTGATTGGTAAGTCACTTAAATTGACTCATACAGGCAATATTTTTTGCCAGTCGTGTGGCAAAAAAACCAAGAAAAGTTACTCTCAAGGTCATTGCTTCCCTTGTATGAAAAAATTAGCGTCATGCGATATGTGCATTATGAAACCTGAAACTTGTCACTACGACAAAGGTACATGCCGTGAGCCACAATGGGGTGAAGAAAATTGCATGGTGCCGCACTATGTTTACCTATCAAATACTTCGGGTTTAAAAGTGGGTATTACTCGACATACCCAACTACCGACACGATGGATTGATCAAGGTGCAACACAGGCACTTGCTGTACTAAAAGTAAAAACACGTCAAATTTCAGGTTTAGTGGAAGTGGCTATTGCAGAGCTTGTCGCTGATAAAACCAACTGGCGTGCAATGCTCAAAGGTGATAATGCTGAGATAGATTTAACAGAAAAAGCCTCGGTTTTATTACCAGAAGTAAAAGCTCGTCTTGCAGAAATCACTGCAGAATATGGTGAAGATGCGATTGAATATCTTGATAACGATATTGTTGATATTCATTTTCCTGTTGATGCCTTCCCAACCAAGATTAGCTCACACAACTTTGATAAAGAGCCTGTGGTTGAAGGTATTTTGCAAGGAATTAAAGGTCAATATCTGATCTTTGATACTGGCGTGATCAACATTCGTAAATTCACCAGCTACGAAGTAATTGCAGAAGCATAA